AGGAGGGTGATCAGTACAACCAGCAGAATGGAGGCCACTATCAGGCGACGGTAGGGTCTGGAAAAGGGATAGAGCCGTCCGATCAGCTTGACGTCATACGCTTTGCCCAGGATTCGCTCTTCGAAATATCCGGTGTCATGGCGCATGGGTGATCTCCTGCAGACGGTATGTCTGCGCGTAATAGCGGTTGCGGGCCATGAGTTCATCATGGCTGCCGTACTCCGTTATTTTTCCATTTGTCAGAACGACGATATGGTCGGCGTGGCGAACGGCCGACAGCCGATGGGACGCCAGAATCGTTATCTGCGGGCCTTTCAGGGTCTGCAGGGTTTGAATGATCCGTTGTCCGGTTTCGGCATCCACCTGACTGATAGGATCATCCATGAGGAGCAGGGGACGGTTGCTGACCAGGGCGCGTGCCAGGGCAATGCGTTGTTTCTGGCCGCCGGACAGGATGACCCCTTTTTCTCCGACGATGGTTTGCAAGCCTTTGGGGAACGAGGACACGCTTTCATCCAGGGCCGCCAGGTTCAGGACCTCCGAAAGGTCGCTGTCGCTGATGGAAGGGTCGCCCAGGGTGATGTTGTCCGCGATGGTTCCCGCGAACATGAACGGTTCCTGGGGGACGAGGGCAATTCGATCTCTGAGATCGGCCAGGCGCAACACGCGGATATCCCGGCCGTTTAGAGCGATACGTCCCCGGGTTGCATCATAAAAGCGGGGGACCAGGTTGATCAGCGTGGTTTTGCCGCCTCCCGGCGGTCCAACCAGGCCCAGAGTCTCCCCGGGTTCGATGGAAATACAAATGTCGGACAGCGCGGGCGGGCCCTCCGCGGTGTAGGCAAAGGAAACCCTGTCGAAGAACAGTCCGGTGTTCAGCCTTCCCGGGGCCACTGCGTCGGGCCTGTCGGCAATCTGCGGCACGGTTTTCAGAATGGTGTTGATACGCTCCAAAGAGGCTCTCCCCCTTTGGATGAGGTTGGTTACCCATCCCATGGCCATCATGGGCCAGGTCAGCAGCCCCAGATAGCTTATGAAAGCCACGAAGTCCCCGGGCGTGATTTCCTGCATGATGGTCTGACGGCCGCCGAGATACAACACGATGGCAAGGCTCAGGTTGGAAAAGAGCAGCATCATGGGAAAAAAGGAACCGGTGACCCTGACCAGTTTGAGATTTTCGTCCACATACTGCTTTGAAATCCTCTCCACTTTGAGCGCTTCCGTTTCTTCGTTGTTGTAGGCCTTGATGATTCGAATACCGGCGAAGCGTTCCCTGACGCTTTCGGTAAGGTCTGAAAAGGAGCCCTGCACGTTGCGATAGCGTTCATGCATCCGCTTGCTGAAATAGCGGGTTCCCAGGACGATCATGGGCATGGGAATTAGCACGAAGGCCGTCAGCTTCAGATCGATCCAGGCCATGAAGCCGATGGCCGCGGCCCCGAGAACAATGGCGTCGTTAATCGCCACAAGCCCCATACCGGTGGCCATCCTGACCTGCTGAATGTCGTTGGTTGCGTGGGCCATGAGATCGCCGGTGGATGTTTTGTCGAAATAGGATGCAGAGAGCGCCTGGACATGGGTGAAAAGCCTGTTGCGCAGCCCCTCTTCGACACGACGGGAGGTTCCAAGAAGGAAACGGCGCCACAGGTAGCGGAAACCGCCGATCAGGAGACCGATGGCAAGGAGGCAGCCGGCGTACACCGCGAGGTCGCGTGCGGTGGCGTTGAAGGCGGTCAAATTGTCGATGGCGCGTTTG
Above is a window of Deltaproteobacteria bacterium DNA encoding:
- a CDS encoding ABC transporter ATP-binding protein/permease; the protein is MKATALIKPYFVENRLIILLGFACLILVDFLQLIVPRVIKRAIDNLTAFNATARDLAVYAGCLLAIGLLIGGFRYLWRRFLLGTSRRVEEGLRNRLFTHVQALSASYFDKTSTGDLMAHATNDIQQVRMATGMGLVAINDAIVLGAAAIGFMAWIDLKLTAFVLIPMPMIVLGTRYFSKRMHERYRNVQGSFSDLTESVRERFAGIRIIKAYNNEETEALKVERISKQYVDENLKLVRVTGSFFPMMLLFSNLSLAIVLYLGGRQTIMQEITPGDFVAFISYLGLLTWPMMAMGWVTNLIQRGRASLERINTILKTVPQIADRPDAVAPGRLNTGLFFDRVSFAYTAEGPPALSDICISIEPGETLGLVGPPGGGKTTLINLVPRFYDATRGRIALNGRDIRVLRLADLRDRIALVPQEPFMFAGTIADNITLGDPSISDSDLSEVLNLAALDESVSSFPKGLQTIVGEKGVILSGGQKQRIALARALVSNRPLLLMDDPISQVDAETGQRIIQTLQTLKGPQITILASHRLSAVRHADHIVVLTNGKITEYGSHDELMARNRYYAQTYRLQEITHAP